The DNA window AGACTGCATTGGAGACGACAACTATATGGATCATCCTCCCTTGCGTCAGGCGACGTACTGGGGCCTTGGCCGACTTGCCGAGGTTCATCCTCATTTGGTGCAGGGTGCTGTACCGGATATGATTGCCGCGCTTTCTTCGGAAGAAGACGTGGTTTCCAAGGGGCTGATTTGCTATGCGCTGGGCAATGCCGGAGCGCAGGACGCAGAAGAGGCTCTGGAAGGGCTTGTTGGTCGCGAGGAAAAGATTCGCGTGTTTCGACACGGTGAGATGATTGAGCTTGAGCTTGGTGAACTTGCCGCAGACGCGCTGGAAATGCTTTCCGCCGGGCAGCCAGCCTAGATCGAAAGACTTCTCAAGGAGAACGAGAGTGAAAGACGATCGGGGATTGTATTATTATCCCAATACCCAGACCCATGACGTGCACATGTATGTGCGCGAGAATGATAATGGTGATATTGAGTTCCGCATGTGGCACAAGGACTATCCGCATGTGTGGGATCAGCACGAATGGATTCCGATGGACGTTGTGCAGGCTGCTGCAGGCATCTACAATTCTGAGCACGAGGGGCAGAACCCGATGGCGCTCTATGACATTGAGATTGCCAAGCGTCTCATTCGTGAAGAGAAGGGCGTTCTCCAGTAAATTTGACGCTGACTGAACTGCAAAAACGGGCCACTTTCGTTATGAAAGTGGCCTTTTTTGTGCCCTGTGGGCTGGTTTGGCGATAGATTTACCAATATTTCCAAGAGAGTATCCTGGAAAAATTTCACAAGGAAAAAGCTTGACACTGAGTTAGTAATAGTTATCATTAAGACATGGAAAGCGAAGAACTCGCGAACCTGGTCCACCTTGTGGATCACCTCATTAAGGTAAAGCATTCACACGCCGTGGGCGGCCCTTGGGTCGCCCCACAGTTCAAAGCAGGGCGCTTTGGGCATTGATGAAGAAGAAGATATATTTAGCGAGAGGAGGAAAATATGGGACAGCTGAGAAAGTATAGAGATCTTGAGATCGACTGGAACATGGAGCCCGTAGACGCTGTTGCACTGTATCTTGAGTGGGGAAACACCGGATACGGCGGAAGTTATGAAAACCGTGTGCGCAGCAAGAATGACTTCTCAAACTATTTCGTCGTCTATAACTGGGAAGATCGTCCAAAGGTCTGCCTGGTGCGTCGAAACTCCGATGGAGCAGAGGACCTTGTCTGTTTGATTCCGCCGAAGGCAATGGGCAAGAGATTCCGCGATGAAATCGGACACACCAAGGGCGTTTTTCCAATCAATCGGGAAATCCGAAGCTGGCTGGAAAAGGAGCTGTACTCCTAGGTCCTGATAAAAAAGAGCACATGCAAAGAGCCGGAGAATATCCGGCTCTTTTTTTTATGCTTTTGCGAAAAAACCAACGTGCGAAAAGGGCAAGATTGCGTAGAATAAAATCAATATAGTCAATAATTTCAGAGTATAAGTAGAAGGGCAATGGAAAGGGTCTTTGGGGCCTTGGGGAAAAGTTTGAGTGAGATTATTGCGTTGGAGAAAGCAGGCAATGGGAGAGCAAATGCGGAAGGTATGTCGAGAATCAAGCAATGCAAGAGCGCTTTATTTTGAGGGTGGAAAGAAAATCATACTGTAGTAGAGTGTGTCATTGCGTGCACAAGCTATGGTGCTTGAGACGTTTTACGGGACTGTGAAGAAAGAAAAACCTTATGTGGTGCGGACTATCAGGTGAAAGTTTTACGTTGTGTTTGTCCAGTTCATACGGGCATTTTGGGTTGACAAAAGGGTGGAATCTTCCTAGCGTCCCTTAGGATTATTTATGAGAATGTGAATACGTTCACGACGTGTGAATGCCGTCGCCATCTTGGCTTAAACGCAAACGGCAGGGAAAAGTGCGTTGAAAGACGCTCTTTTTGGTTTGCGGACGGTTCGTGTTGATGAGGCTGAACCACATTCAAAGACAATGGAGGTAAAAGAATGGCTGAACACAAAACCCCATTGTTGGACCAGCTGGAGTCAGGGCCCTGGCCTAGCTTCGTGTCCGACATTAAGCAGGAGGCCGAGCGACGCAAGGCCAATCCGGACAATGTAGAATATCAGATTCCGGTTGACGTCTGCGAAGACCTTCTGGGTATCCTTGAGATGTCCTACGAGGACGGCGAAACTCACTGGAAGCACGGCGGTATCGTGGGTGTCTTCGGTTACGGTGGCGGCGTTATTGGCCGTTACGCTGACCAGCCCGAGCAGTTCCCGGGCGTTGCTCACTTCCACACTGTTCGTGTGAACCAGCCTTCCGCAAAGTACTACACCACCGATTATCTGCGTAAGCTGATCGACCTGTGGGACTTCCGCGGCTCTGGTCTGACAAACATGCACGGTTCTACCGGTGACATGGTTCTTCTGGGTACCACCACTCCTCAGCTTGAGGAGATTTTCTGGACCCTTACCCATGACCTGAACACTGACCTTGGTGGTTCCGGTTCTAACCTGCGTACACCTGCAGCTTGCCTCGGCCAGTCCCGTTGCGAATTTGCATGTTACGACACTCAGGACATTTCCTACCACCTGACCCAGGAATACCAGGACGAACTTCACCGCCCTGCATTCCCTTACAAGTTCAAGTTTAAGTTTGACGGCTGCCCGAACGGTTGCGTTGCATCCATCGCTCGTTCCGACTGTTCCATCATCGGTACTTGGAAAGACGACATCAAGATCGACCAGGAAGCTGTGAAAGCTTACGTTGCAGGTGAATTCCGCCCCAACGCAGGCGCACACTCCGGCCGTGACTGGGGCAAGTTCGACATCCAGAAGGAAGTCGTTGACCTGTGTCCTACCGGCTGCATGAGCTGGGACGGCAGCAAGCTGTCCATCGATAACAAGGAATGCTACCGTTGCATGCACTGCATCAACACCATGCCTCGCGCACTGCACATCGGTGACGAGCGCGGCGCTTCCATGTTCATCGGCGCTAAAGCTCCTATCCTCGACGGTGCCCAGATGGGTTCCTTGCTCGTTCCGTTTGTTAAGGTTGAAGAGCCTTACGACGAAATCAAGGAAGTTATCGAGAACCTGTGGGATTGGTGGATGGAAGAAGGCAAGAACCGTGAGCGTATTGGTGAAACCATCAAGCGCCAGGGCTTCCAGAAGATGCTGGATGTTACCGGTATCAAGGCCGATCCTCGCCACGTACAGGAACCACGTTCCAACCCCTACATCTTCTGGAAAGAAGAAGACGTTGAAGGCGGCTGGGATCGTGACATCAATGAATTCCGTAAGAGACACCAGAGATAGGGGGATTAGACAATGGCATTCATTTCCGCTGGCTACGATCCCAAACACCCGATGCAGGACCGTATCACTGACATCGGACCTCGCAAATACGACGAATTCTATCCGCCGGTTATTGCGAAGAATAAGGGTAAATGGCTCTATCACGAAATCATCGAACCCGGCATGCTCATGCACAAAGCCGAGTCCGGTGACGAAGTTTACACCGTCCGCGCTGGTACAGCTCGTCTGTGCTCCGTAACGTACATCCGCGAGATCTGTGATATCGCTGACAAGTACTGCGGCGGTCACGTTCGTTGGACCACCCGTAACAACGTTGAGTTCATGGTTGAAGACCTTGAGACCGCTAAGGCTCTTAAGGAAGACCTGAACAACCGTAAGTTCGACGGTGGCTCCCACAAGTTCCCCGTTGGCGGTACCGGCGCTGGTATCACCAACATCGTTCACACTCAGGGCTGGGTCCACTGCCACACCCCCGCTACCGATGCATCCGGTACCGTTAAGGTTGTCATGGACGATCTCTTCGAAGAGTTCGGCGCCCACAACATGCCCGCACCTATCCGCATTTCCATGGCTTGCTGCCTGAACATGTGTGGTGCTGTTCACTGCTCCGATATCGCTATCCTTGGCTACCACAGAAAGCCTCCGATCATCGACCACGAGTACCTGGACAACCTGTGTGAGATCCCGCTTGCAGTTGCTGCTTGTCCGATGGGCGCAATCCGTCCTTCCAAGCACGAGATGCCTGACGGCAAGACCGTCAAGAGCG is part of the Desulfobaculum bizertense DSM 18034 genome and encodes:
- a CDS encoding DVU0772 family protein, whose protein sequence is MGQLRKYRDLEIDWNMEPVDAVALYLEWGNTGYGGSYENRVRSKNDFSNYFVVYNWEDRPKVCLVRRNSDGAEDLVCLIPPKAMGKRFRDEIGHTKGVFPINREIRSWLEKELYS
- the dsrA gene encoding dissimilatory-type sulfite reductase subunit alpha, which translates into the protein MAEHKTPLLDQLESGPWPSFVSDIKQEAERRKANPDNVEYQIPVDVCEDLLGILEMSYEDGETHWKHGGIVGVFGYGGGVIGRYADQPEQFPGVAHFHTVRVNQPSAKYYTTDYLRKLIDLWDFRGSGLTNMHGSTGDMVLLGTTTPQLEEIFWTLTHDLNTDLGGSGSNLRTPAACLGQSRCEFACYDTQDISYHLTQEYQDELHRPAFPYKFKFKFDGCPNGCVASIARSDCSIIGTWKDDIKIDQEAVKAYVAGEFRPNAGAHSGRDWGKFDIQKEVVDLCPTGCMSWDGSKLSIDNKECYRCMHCINTMPRALHIGDERGASMFIGAKAPILDGAQMGSLLVPFVKVEEPYDEIKEVIENLWDWWMEEGKNRERIGETIKRQGFQKMLDVTGIKADPRHVQEPRSNPYIFWKEEDVEGGWDRDINEFRKRHQR
- the dsrB gene encoding dissimilatory-type sulfite reductase subunit beta, which produces MAFISAGYDPKHPMQDRITDIGPRKYDEFYPPVIAKNKGKWLYHEIIEPGMLMHKAESGDEVYTVRAGTARLCSVTYIREICDIADKYCGGHVRWTTRNNVEFMVEDLETAKALKEDLNNRKFDGGSHKFPVGGTGAGITNIVHTQGWVHCHTPATDASGTVKVVMDDLFEEFGAHNMPAPIRISMACCLNMCGAVHCSDIAILGYHRKPPIIDHEYLDNLCEIPLAVAACPMGAIRPSKHEMPDGKTVKSVAIKNERCMFCGNCYTMCPSLPLSDKEGDGLVIMAGGKISNRISNPKFSKVVVAFIPNEPPRWPTLSKVIRQIVDAYRTDARKYERLGAWAERIGWERFFEKCGLEFSEHLIDDFRDPAYYTWRQTTNFKW